A stretch of Clostridium formicaceticum DNA encodes these proteins:
- a CDS encoding LTA synthase family protein, with translation MEIRCVSKRNQYHLIILFSVSILIKIFILHYFMKIEGNFLAITMNNFFVVLGIYCLASLTQDKKRMKVFLSIHLLLSILFFIDMMYFSHFFALIPIHSIYQVGQLGPVSNSVASLMKPKYFLFFIDTFFLWIYCKKGDKKLLTLDKKQKLSLVMTFFILFFSVVTMIYKIGGDTEGNYTPYNLGVINYHLYDTGNFFMRSPLDIDRVEAVIQTIGHENNPSQGFGVGENKNVIVIQAESLQNFVINREIGGQVITPVLNELIKNDSIYFSQYYEQVGWGNTSDAEFISHNSFYPSRKTFSYKAFEENDFMTLPLMLKEKGYSTIAFHGNQASFWNRDNIYQSQGLDRFISLENFQQDDLIGIGLSDASLFRQSIDYLKKQPQPFYSFFITLTSHHPFTLEESQKRLDIQDAYKDTLLEDYLQTVHYLDHEIGVFIERLKEAGLYDNAMIVIYGDHRGLDMRKEETNELLSSFLEKPYEEDEMARVPLIIHIPEGNIEKEITIAGGQIDFFPTMANLLGLEIKPNKILGKDLLNTTEGFVAKQVHVAQGSFVDNEKIFIMSNDGIFENSRAWNLHTQEAVDIEECREGYERALAEVNLSEYILQNNLVPLVKKNGLEYILEYDL, from the coding sequence ATGGAAATAAGATGTGTATCTAAAAGAAATCAATATCATCTTATTATCTTATTTAGTGTAAGCATATTGATTAAAATTTTTATACTGCATTATTTTATGAAAATAGAAGGAAACTTTTTAGCTATAACTATGAATAATTTTTTTGTGGTTTTGGGAATTTATTGTTTAGCCAGCCTTACACAGGATAAAAAAAGGATGAAAGTTTTTTTATCTATTCATCTTTTGCTATCCATATTGTTTTTTATCGATATGATGTATTTTAGTCATTTTTTTGCATTAATTCCTATTCATAGCATTTATCAAGTAGGACAACTAGGGCCTGTCTCAAATAGTGTTGCTTCTTTAATGAAGCCTAAGTATTTTTTGTTTTTTATAGATACCTTTTTTTTATGGATTTATTGCAAAAAAGGAGATAAAAAACTTTTAACATTAGACAAAAAACAAAAACTTTCTTTAGTTATGACGTTTTTCATTTTGTTTTTCTCAGTAGTAACGATGATTTATAAAATTGGCGGTGATACAGAAGGAAATTATACGCCCTACAATCTAGGCGTTATTAACTATCATTTATATGATACAGGAAACTTTTTTATGAGGAGTCCTTTGGATATAGATCGTGTAGAAGCGGTGATTCAAACTATTGGGCATGAAAATAATCCTAGCCAGGGATTTGGTGTGGGTGAGAATAAGAATGTTATCGTCATACAAGCAGAGTCTTTACAAAATTTTGTTATCAACAGAGAAATAGGGGGACAAGTAATTACCCCTGTGTTAAATGAATTAATAAAGAATGATAGTATTTATTTTAGTCAATATTATGAGCAGGTGGGGTGGGGAAATACCTCGGATGCAGAATTTATATCTCATAATAGTTTTTATCCTTCTAGGAAGACCTTCAGCTATAAGGCTTTTGAAGAAAATGACTTTATGACTTTACCACTAATGCTAAAAGAAAAGGGATATAGTACCATTGCTTTTCATGGAAATCAAGCTAGCTTTTGGAATAGAGATAATATTTATCAATCTCAAGGGCTAGACCGTTTTATTAGTTTGGAAAATTTTCAGCAGGATGATCTTATCGGCATTGGTTTAAGTGATGCTTCTCTTTTTAGGCAATCTATTGATTATCTAAAAAAACAGCCCCAACCTTTTTACTCTTTTTTTATAACCTTAACTTCTCATCATCCCTTTACTTTAGAGGAAAGTCAGAAACGGTTAGATATACAGGACGCCTATAAAGATACATTATTAGAGGATTATCTACAAACAGTTCATTATTTAGATCATGAGATAGGGGTTTTCATTGAAAGATTAAAAGAGGCGGGTTTATATGATAACGCTATGATTGTAATTTATGGAGATCATAGGGGATTAGATATGAGAAAAGAAGAAACAAATGAGCTTTTGTCTTCCTTTTTAGAGAAACCTTATGAGGAAGATGAGATGGCCCGTGTTCCTTTGATTATCCATATTCCTGAAGGAAATATAGAAAAAGAAATAACTATTGCTGGGGGACAAATAGACTTTTTCCCAACCATGGCCAACCTTTTGGGCTTAGAGATAAAACCAAATAAAATACTAGGAAAAGACTTGTTGAATACTACTGAAGGGTTTGTAGCAAAGCAGGTGCATGTAGCTCAGGGATCCTTTGTAGATAATGAAAAAATATTTATCATGTCGAATGATGGTATTTTTGAAAACAGTAGGGCGTGGAACCTTCATACCCAAGAGGCTGTTGACATTGAGGAATGTAGAGAAGGCTATGAGAGAGCTTTAGCAGAAGTTAATTTATCGGAATATATATTGCAAAATAATTTAGTGCCTCTCGTGAAGAAAAATGGACTAGAGTATATTTTAGAGTATGATTTATAA
- a CDS encoding [Fe-Fe] hydrogenase large subunit C-terminal domain-containing protein: protein MHSLIHAIALDPSKCTGCTNCMKHCPTEAIRVKNRKAKIIKDKCINCGTCIQICPFHAFSGITDSLQTIFQYPYRIALIDPVLYGQFSKKVTPSQVIAGIKNYGFNDVYETSIGSELISNYTKEYIRNSHCLPIISSSCPSIIRLIQLRFHELIKHILPINSPVEVTASIVLNRTMKELNIPREEIGIFFISPCTAKIYSFKEPLGIQSTCVDGAISVKSLFLMISKNLSKLENTDAFCPSGKGIAWAKVGGQSKALNIEKYLAVDGIENVMKVLDEIVNRKMNDLVFLECQACTTGCVGGCLTVENSFLAGYRIRQLLQEFDSCPPSFHTENIEKLDIEKFLFTEKIHPLYSNKLDLDLSKAIEKLEKIEEVLKTLPRIDCGACGSPSCRALAEDIVLGYGKEKDCMVNYKKCLLEAAIEEKRQAKG, encoded by the coding sequence ATGCATTCTCTCATTCATGCAATAGCTTTAGATCCTTCAAAATGTACAGGATGTACCAACTGTATGAAACATTGTCCTACTGAAGCAATTAGGGTAAAAAATAGGAAAGCAAAGATTATCAAAGATAAGTGCATTAACTGTGGTACTTGTATTCAAATCTGTCCTTTTCATGCCTTTAGTGGCATTACAGATAGCTTGCAGACTATTTTTCAATACCCCTATAGAATTGCTTTGATTGATCCTGTACTATATGGTCAGTTTAGTAAAAAAGTCACACCATCTCAAGTCATCGCCGGTATCAAAAATTATGGTTTTAACGATGTTTACGAAACATCTATTGGCTCAGAATTAATTTCTAATTATACAAAAGAATATATTCGTAATAGTCATTGCCTTCCCATTATTTCTTCATCATGTCCTTCAATTATAAGGTTGATTCAACTTCGTTTTCATGAGCTTATTAAACATATACTACCTATTAATTCACCTGTTGAAGTCACTGCTTCCATTGTTCTTAATAGAACCATGAAGGAGTTGAACATCCCTAGAGAAGAAATAGGAATATTTTTTATTTCCCCCTGTACTGCAAAGATCTATAGCTTTAAAGAGCCTCTAGGTATTCAATCTACCTGTGTGGACGGCGCTATTTCCGTGAAATCTTTATTTTTAATGATTAGTAAGAATTTGTCTAAATTAGAAAACACTGACGCCTTCTGCCCTTCTGGCAAGGGTATAGCTTGGGCTAAAGTAGGGGGACAAAGCAAAGCCTTAAACATAGAAAAATACCTAGCCGTTGATGGAATAGAAAATGTTATGAAGGTACTAGATGAAATTGTAAATCGTAAAATGAATGACTTAGTTTTTTTAGAGTGCCAAGCCTGTACCACTGGATGTGTCGGAGGTTGTCTTACTGTAGAAAATTCCTTTTTAGCAGGTTACCGTATTCGACAATTGTTACAAGAGTTTGATTCTTGTCCGCCCTCTTTCCATACAGAAAATATCGAGAAGTTAGATATTGAGAAGTTTTTATTTACTGAAAAAATTCATCCTCTCTACTCAAACAAATTGGATTTGGATCTCTCTAAAGCTATAGAAAAGTTAGAAAAAATCGAGGAAGTTCTAAAAACCCTTCCGCGAATTGACTGCGGTGCCTGCGGTTCTCCCTCTTGTCGTGCCTTGGCAGAGGACATCGTTTTGGGCTATGGGAAGGAAAAAGATTGTATGGTAAACTACAAGAAATGCTTGCTTGAAGCAGCAATTGAAGAAAAACGACAAGCAAAAGGTTAG
- a CDS encoding dicarboxylate/amino acid:cation symporter: MKKLGLLPKLIIGIILGILIGSTRIEFLTRLLVTFSGIFGNFLGYVIPLLIIGFVAPGIAELGGKAGRLLGITAGIAYISTVIAGILAFLTGAFVLPNIIAAGGEAAAEGLVANPYFEIQMPAIMGVMTALVTAFLLGLGMAAIKGDTMLHFMQEFQEIIQKVIENIIIPLLPIHIAGIFARMAYSGEVAETLAVFGRVFILVIAVHIVYIIIQYLIAGSITKVNPFRGIKNMLPAYFTAIGTQSSAATIPVTVRSTKNNDVSDEVAEFAIPLCATIHLAGSTITLTICAIAVMALEGMTLTFGQVFPFILMLGVTMVAAPGVPGGAIMAALGLLETMLGFTDGQLALMMALYIAQDSFGTAANVTGDGAIALIVNKFARS; encoded by the coding sequence ATGAAAAAATTAGGTTTATTGCCAAAGCTAATTATTGGTATTATACTTGGTATACTTATTGGGTCTACCAGAATTGAATTCTTAACAAGGCTGTTGGTAACCTTTAGTGGAATTTTTGGCAACTTTCTAGGTTACGTTATTCCATTACTTATCATTGGTTTTGTAGCGCCGGGGATAGCAGAGTTAGGCGGTAAAGCAGGAAGATTGTTAGGGATAACAGCAGGTATAGCCTACATATCGACAGTAATAGCTGGAATATTAGCCTTCCTAACAGGGGCCTTTGTTTTACCCAACATTATTGCAGCAGGAGGCGAAGCTGCAGCAGAAGGATTGGTAGCTAATCCTTACTTTGAGATCCAAATGCCTGCTATTATGGGCGTAATGACAGCCCTCGTGACAGCCTTTCTTTTGGGACTAGGTATGGCGGCAATAAAAGGAGACACTATGCTGCACTTTATGCAGGAATTTCAAGAGATTATTCAAAAGGTTATTGAAAACATCATTATTCCATTATTGCCAATACATATAGCTGGTATATTCGCAAGAATGGCTTATTCAGGGGAAGTAGCAGAAACCTTGGCCGTATTCGGTAGAGTTTTTATATTAGTTATTGCTGTGCATATTGTTTATATTATCATACAGTATTTAATTGCTGGATCTATTACAAAAGTAAATCCCTTCAGAGGAATTAAAAATATGTTGCCGGCTTATTTTACTGCTATTGGTACACAATCTTCAGCAGCAACAATCCCTGTTACTGTTAGAAGTACAAAAAATAATGATGTATCAGATGAAGTGGCAGAGTTTGCAATACCTCTATGTGCCACCATACATTTAGCTGGAAGTACCATTACACTAACGATATGTGCCATCGCAGTAATGGCATTAGAAGGCATGACATTAACCTTTGGGCAAGTGTTTCCATTTATTCTAATGCTAGGGGTAACAATGGTAGCAGCCCCCGGCGTTCCTGGAGGAGCCATTATGGCGGCACTAGGATTGTTAGAAACGATGTTAGGGTTTACAGATGGACAGTTAGCTTTAATGATGGCATTATATATCGCTCAGGATAGCTTTGGAACTGCTGCTAATGTAACTGGTGATGGTGCTATTGCACTGATTGTAAATAAGTTTGCAAGAAGCTAA
- a CDS encoding NAD(+)/NADH kinase: MSTKKVINILHSDTSFSMDTAKYLKQKLLKLGYSVPKSFDFEAELIICIGGDGSFLRAIHQYDFPDIPIIGINTGHLGFFAEVNPDEIDNFLDKYTAGDYFIEEINPLEATICTRSNCIETRGINEIVIKGDKSRTVHLDIFVNNHLIQRFSGDGILVATSTGSTAYNYSIGGSLVDPKLNVVQVTPLAPINTNAYRSFTSSVIFPSQTVIKVNPEYRFEDSIVIVSDGTEHRCAGISEVVLQLSELDIKLLRLGDYNFWGRVINKFL; the protein is encoded by the coding sequence ATGAGTACTAAAAAAGTTATTAATATTTTACATAGTGACACAAGTTTTTCTATGGATACTGCAAAATATTTAAAACAAAAGCTTCTTAAGCTTGGCTACAGTGTTCCAAAAAGTTTTGATTTTGAAGCGGAGTTAATTATCTGTATTGGTGGAGATGGATCTTTTCTAAGGGCTATCCATCAATACGATTTTCCCGACATTCCAATAATAGGTATTAACACTGGTCATTTGGGCTTCTTTGCGGAGGTAAATCCAGATGAAATTGATAATTTTCTAGATAAATATACTGCTGGAGACTACTTTATTGAAGAAATTAACCCTCTTGAGGCTACAATATGTACTAGAAGCAATTGCATCGAAACAAGGGGTATTAATGAGATTGTCATTAAAGGAGATAAATCCAGGACAGTTCATTTAGATATCTTCGTCAATAACCATCTTATACAGCGTTTCAGCGGAGACGGCATACTGGTAGCTACATCTACAGGTAGTACTGCCTATAATTATTCCATAGGAGGAAGTCTTGTTGATCCTAAATTAAATGTAGTGCAGGTTACACCTTTGGCCCCTATTAATACGAATGCCTATCGTTCTTTTACTTCTAGTGTTATTTTTCCCTCACAAACTGTTATTAAGGTAAATCCAGAGTATAGGTTTGAAGATTCTATCGTTATCGTTAGTGACGGCACGGAACATAGATGTGCAGGAATTTCAGAAGTAGTATTGCAACTATCTGAACTAGATATAAAACTACTACGTTTAGGAGATTATAATTTTTGGGGTAGAGTTATTAATAAATTCTTATAA
- a CDS encoding RluA family pseudouridine synthase: MIVEGEQREDTIVYEVEKKDDGESMKEVLKKRLQVSSRLLTKLKKKESIFLNNHYVKYHESVKQGDIIKISMVEEPSQFEKEAIPFSVIYEDVDVIIVNKQPGIVTHPTKSHPIGTIANAAQYYLSKKNIHSRIRFVNRLDMDTSGLLIIAKNPYAHHILSEQMQQDQVEKRYIAFIEGVMEKDFDTVIEPIYRPTFDSIKRVVDERGQKSITKYSVLERYKKATMIEVQLLTGRTHQIRVHMAHLGHPLIGDSLYGSSSSLIHRQALHASYLKFLQPRYREIVEIRGDLPEDLKQLQHQL, translated from the coding sequence ATGATTGTAGAAGGAGAACAAAGAGAAGATACTATTGTCTATGAAGTTGAAAAAAAAGATGATGGAGAGAGCATGAAAGAAGTTTTGAAAAAAAGGTTACAGGTATCAAGCCGTTTGCTGACAAAGTTAAAAAAGAAGGAGTCTATATTTTTAAATAATCATTATGTAAAATATCATGAGTCAGTAAAACAAGGAGATATCATTAAGATTTCTATGGTAGAGGAGCCAAGTCAATTTGAAAAAGAAGCGATTCCTTTTTCAGTAATCTATGAAGATGTAGATGTTATTATTGTCAATAAACAGCCAGGGATTGTCACACATCCCACCAAAAGTCATCCAATAGGCACCATTGCAAATGCGGCACAGTACTATTTAAGCAAGAAGAATATACATTCTAGAATAAGATTTGTAAATCGTTTAGACATGGATACCTCTGGCCTGTTGATTATCGCTAAAAATCCCTATGCACATCATATATTGTCGGAGCAAATGCAGCAGGATCAAGTAGAAAAAAGGTATATTGCTTTTATAGAAGGTGTAATGGAGAAGGACTTTGATACTGTCATTGAACCCATATATAGACCTACCTTTGATTCCATTAAACGGGTAGTGGATGAAAGAGGGCAAAAGTCTATTACAAAGTACAGCGTACTGGAAAGATATAAGAAGGCTACTATGATAGAAGTACAGTTATTAACCGGTAGAACTCACCAAATTCGGGTACATATGGCTCACCTAGGACATCCTTTAATAGGGGATAGTCTTTATGGTAGTAGCTCGTCTTTGATCCATCGACAAGCATTGCATGCTAGTTATTTAAAATTTCTTCAACCTAGGTATAGAGAAATTGTTGAGATAAGAGGAGATTTGCCAGAGGATTTAAAACAATTACAACATCAACTTTAA
- a CDS encoding YmaF family protein, with protein MYDYCSSYETDHIHRYEGVTTYDDGHTHRYYGYTGPTIPVTGGHIHYMRGRTTFIDRHDHRYENDTSLQIFFYAR; from the coding sequence ATGTATGATTATTGTAGTAGTTATGAAACAGATCATATCCATCGATACGAAGGAGTTACAACTTATGATGACGGACATACCCATAGGTATTATGGATATACAGGTCCAACTATACCGGTAACTGGAGGACATATTCACTATATGAGAGGTCGAACAACGTTTATAGATCGACATGATCATAGGTATGAAAATGATACTTCGCTTCAAATATTTTTCTATGCTAGATAA
- a CDS encoding S-layer homology domain-containing protein translates to MNRVLKGKWKAAILLVSMLCIHFLATGSLAFAEGSIIRISGDGVLQETSFTMEALKSITDGKVKKMYTMQTLVEPHSGEYEGVDLYDLLKNTVGLKEEASTVKIISSDGVSMDFTMEEVKKKDYVNDIDDSKLPIILAYEKEGHPLVVDKNSAGFLDKIGNDGGPLRLMVGQTVKGERNSPKCLKHVSEVIVTAEEKKIQFTDVGQFYIWAKDGIEALAEQGIIKGIGENKFAPEKQLTRAEFAVILVKALDLDVSEEFKGSFVDVFRNDWHAAYVEAAAKYGLIKGYPDGSFGPNKEVNRQEMTVMVIQAMGLKEEAKVREGKNITYRDKEKIPAWVIGSVEIAQEKGLLENIVVGYFNGEKPVNRAEAAVMVYRMLQ, encoded by the coding sequence TTGAATAGAGTTTTAAAGGGGAAGTGGAAAGCAGCGATTCTATTAGTCAGTATGCTATGTATACACTTTTTAGCAACAGGGTCTTTGGCTTTTGCTGAGGGTTCTATTATAAGGATTTCAGGTGATGGCGTGCTTCAAGAAACAAGCTTTACAATGGAGGCATTGAAAAGCATCACAGATGGCAAGGTAAAAAAGATGTATACGATGCAGACTCTGGTAGAACCTCATAGCGGCGAATATGAAGGTGTGGATCTTTATGATTTGCTGAAGAATACTGTGGGTTTAAAAGAAGAAGCCAGCACTGTAAAAATCATTTCCTCAGACGGTGTTAGCATGGATTTTACCATGGAAGAAGTGAAGAAAAAGGACTATGTAAACGATATAGATGATAGCAAACTCCCTATCATTCTTGCCTATGAGAAAGAGGGACATCCACTGGTTGTGGATAAAAATTCAGCTGGGTTTTTGGATAAAATAGGGAATGATGGAGGACCGCTTCGCTTGATGGTGGGACAAACTGTCAAGGGAGAGAGGAACTCACCAAAATGCCTAAAGCATGTATCCGAAGTTATTGTAACAGCGGAGGAAAAAAAGATACAGTTTACTGATGTGGGACAGTTTTACATATGGGCAAAGGATGGGATTGAAGCCTTAGCAGAACAAGGGATTATCAAGGGCATTGGTGAAAACAAATTTGCCCCTGAAAAACAGCTTACAAGAGCAGAATTTGCTGTTATTCTTGTAAAAGCTTTAGACCTTGATGTTTCAGAGGAATTCAAAGGCAGCTTTGTAGATGTTTTTAGAAATGACTGGCATGCAGCTTATGTGGAGGCGGCAGCCAAATATGGCCTAATCAAAGGTTATCCTGATGGTAGCTTTGGTCCCAATAAGGAGGTCAATCGGCAGGAGATGACCGTGATGGTGATACAGGCGATGGGACTAAAAGAAGAAGCTAAAGTAAGGGAAGGAAAAAACATTACTTATCGGGACAAAGAAAAAATACCAGCTTGGGTTATAGGAAGCGTAGAAATAGCCCAAGAAAAAGGCTTATTGGAGAATATTGTAGTAGGATACTTTAATGGAGAGAAACCAGTAAACCGCGCAGAGGCGGCAGTAATGGTTTACCGTATGCTTCAATAA